GTTGAGACCAGATTAAGAAGCCCTCTGAAGGCTCGCGGGGAGTCGGGGCTGTCACCAGGAAGGCTGGGATCAGCTTTCCAGATAGATGGTTCTGGACTTCGCATGGACAGTGGgtggcaggagagaggagactgCTGAGCCGGCGACTGGGAGATGGTGGCCCGAGCCGGTGGTCGTTGCGATGAGGAGCAGCGGATAAACATAGGACAGGTGTGAGGGGCAGCTTAGCCAGACCCTGGACCTGGGGAGTGGAGCGGAGGCAGGACCTGAAGGCAGCTTGAGAGGCTCATAAGGGAGCGTGGCAGAAGTGGCCAGAGATGGGGTTTCAAGTCCCAGCTGTTCGCCCgactctctgagcctcggtgACCTCCTCTGGAAGAGGACGTGAtgccctcaccctcctcctcagaTGGCTGGGAGCACAGAGCAGCAGTGAACTTTCCAGAGCCTAGCACGCAGCTAAGTGCTTGACAGATGTGTCCTGAGGGAGTCCAGCCAGGAATCCGTTGTCGAGGACGTCTCAGGAGGCTGGGGGCCTCCCCAGAAGAGCACGTCGGCGCCCCGGGCCCTTCCACAGAGTTGAGGTAGCACCTCTCGGGTAGGCCAGAGCCCCCAGCCCTCTCTgaccagccctgcccccacagaCTCCGATGCCACCGCATCTTCAGACAACAGCGAGACCGAGGGAACGCCCAAGCTGTCAGACACGCCGGCCCCTAAGAGGTGAGAAGCAGCCATCCTCCtcctggggcggggggcaccGGCCGCAGAGCTGCCTCTGACCCCCGCCCCGTCCCCTGTCCTTTCTCCAGGAAGAGAAGCCCTCCGCTGGggggcgccccctccccctccagcctctccctgcctcctccagcgGGGTTTCCCCTTCAGGCCTCCACGGCCTCCTCCGCGTACCTGAGCTCGGTGAGTTGCGGTCAGGGCTGGGAGGCGGTAACCGAAGCGCCTGGGAGCGAGGTGGGCATCGGCGGGCATCGGCGGGCAGACAGGCCTCAGCAGGAGGCCGGCCCGACTCCGGGGACGCCTGTCCGGGTGTGGCCAGCCAGCGTCCATCGGAGGGGTGTGCGTCGGGGCTGCCCACTTCTCTCTGCTGTAGGAATGGGGGACAGGCGCGACCGAGGAGAGCGGAGCTCAGGACACGGTCCTgctgctgtcccctccccctccgttCTCAGCAGCCACACTCATCACCACCTCTTGTTTTTCCATTCCTCCTCCTGTTTGCGCCCCCCCCCATCCGCTCCATTTCCCATCTCCATCCCCCACTCCCGCCTGCAGCTGGCGTCCCCCCCCTACCCCCCATTCCCTTCTGACTACCTGGCCCTGCAGCTGCCCGAGCCCAGCCCCCTGAGGCCCAAGCGGGAGAAACGGCCCCGCCTGCCCCGGAAACTCAAGGTACCCTGCTGGGGGATGTCAGGGAGGGGCCGGAGGGCAGGACGACCGCCAGCCGAGGGAGGCTCAGGACGGGCTGGGGCCCGTCGAGGAACTTCCAAGGATCGATGTGGGGCTGCCGGAGGCCCAAGCCAGGGCTAGGCACCGAGGGGAGGGTCAGAAACGTCCTGGCCCCCGGGCTTGACGTGGAGAAGAACAAGGCCCGGACCAGCCTTGGGGCACCCCCGAGTGAAGACCGTGTGCTCTGTGATGCCGGGCGGCCCCAGAGCACGGGCAGAGCCATGGC
The sequence above is a segment of the Mustela lutreola isolate mMusLut2 chromosome 17, mMusLut2.pri, whole genome shotgun sequence genome. Coding sequences within it:
- the INO80E gene encoding INO80 complex subunit E isoform X4 — encoded protein: MNGPADGEVDYKKKYRNLKRKLKFLIYEHECFQEELRKAQRKLLKVSRDKSFLLDRLLQYENVDEDSSDSDATASSDNSETEGTPKLSDTPAPKRKRSPPLGGAPSPSSLSLPPPAGFPLQASTASSAYLSSLASPPYPPFPSDYLALQLPEPSPLRPKREKRPRLPRKLKRARSGCSVEEELALGEAEGRESS